The Mastomys coucha isolate ucsf_1 unplaced genomic scaffold, UCSF_Mcou_1 pScaffold20, whole genome shotgun sequence nucleotide sequence CGGATGCCATCACCGTTCGGGGAGATTAATCACGGGCACCCACTGATCCATGTAGCGACTTTCCCGGCAAAAACAAATAAGTTGACTTAAGGCAGGATCCTTCCATTGTGATGAATGTGGATTCTGAGaacagatttagaaaaaaaaattacttcccCAGAAAATAATCAGCCTCTGCTACTAACTGTACTACTTCTGAAAGGGCCAACCCCCGAACATTCTGTTACAGAGCATTTCGCAAAGTCTAAAGTCCTGTAATGCACACTCAACTACACAAGAGTTTTGCACACTAACTGCCCCACTCTGCATGAGGTTATCATTCTTAAGACCGCCCTTCCAAGCATGTACCCTGGTGCAGCCATAAGTAAAACACTCCTGAGAAGCATTCTCAGGCTGTGTGCACGGTGAGGGCTGCAGGGCAGCAGCTGAACTCTTATCTTCCCTGACGATGAATAGCACTTTTCACTGGTAGCAACAAGTCACCAGGCTGCCCTTTCCCTACACAAGTTAGAAGAGAGAAAgtacgaaaacaaacaaaaaacaacaacaacaacaacaaaaacagaagacgGACCGAGACAGCACATTTCTTTCTGAAAACActatccaccaccaccacacatttTTAAGCggtggggaggagggtggagagggCTCGTTTAAACAAACTCAAGAGCAGCAAAGAAAAGAATTCCACTCCGTACACTTTAGAGTATCTATATCAGGGAATTAATAAGGTCTGTCTCCTACACCAACCACTTCTATCTTTAGCTTTGACAGCAAATGAAGAATGAAGCTGGCTTCTTACGAAGAGTGAACCGGGAATTTATTTGGCTTTATCTAATCTGCTCTGCTCAAAGAATTAGTCACGCGAGGTAATGCAGAGGTAGACAGGGGTAGCTGGGCAGCCTGCTGACTCACAGAGATATCTTCCGCCGCTGGAGGCCACCCGCGAGCTTAGACACGCTCCGTACCCTATCAGAACCCCCGCGAGATCAGCGTCCAGCTCGGACAAGGTCCACCCCAGTAGATCCTGGGCTGCAGCCCCTGGTCTCTTACCGTCACCAGCACACAGTGCAGGTCCGGGGTCTGCGCTGCGCCCCCGCTCTCCGCCGGGCCCGCGTCGTTCTCCAGTAGCAGCAGCTCAGCCAGCCGACCGGGGTTGCTGACCCGCAGGATGTTGATGTCGTTCTCGCAGCAGAACGCACGGATGAGGGTGAAATGGATCTGCAGAGCCACGTCCCGGTCGTCGTCTTCGTCCGCAGCCAGCAGGCACAGTACCACGTTGTCGGGGTCTCTGCAGGCAGCGAGGCAGCGGTGAGTGCATACGCTCCTGGGAGCGCAGGGTAGGAggcgggtgggtgggtgggtgggcgagCGGGGGACGCGGGAGGCCGGGGCCACTTACACATTGAGCAGCTTGGCAGCCTCGTACACGCCGACGGTAATGGTGCGCTGACTCCGAGCCTTGCTGAGCACTTCTTCCAGGGCATCACCCACCGTGTCCATCCTGCGGACGGCAGGGCGAGAGCGGGTCAGCCAGGTCCTTGGCCCCGAGGCGGGAGGGGCGGCGGCCACCGAGTCCGCAGGCACACTTACCTTTCGGTCTTCTGCTCTGCAGCCGAGAATTCCTCCAAAGTCATATTGCAAGTGCGAGTCCCTCCAGCGGCGCGCGGGCTGCTCCTGGCCCCCACGGGGAGCGGCGCCGGCTCTGCGATCGctcccaccctcccttctccGCTCTTGCCGGCTTCTCGCCTAGCCGGGGAACTCTGCACGGCTGCCTCGGGGCCACTGGAGGACAAAGGGCCCGATTCCGGAGATATGGGGCTAGCCCTCAGCCAACCACGGCCAGCCTCATTTGCATGCAGTCTGGCCATTGGGTTATGCAAATGAGCAGGCGTTGACACTCAGACCCTAGCTCGACCAAGCGAGGCAGAATAGAGCGGAAGGGGGCGGAGCTACGCGGGAGGGACCCTACGGGACGAAGGTGGTGCTGAAACCCGGTTGGTGGGGTCCTGAGCCAGCTCTAGGTAGTTTGTGGAGCCATCTGGTGCGGAGGGCTTTGCGGCGGTTCAAGTGTCCTTAGCTCTGACTGAAACAGCCTGCTATTGTTTTTCTGGTTGTGGGCATCTTTTGATTGTTGTTTCGTGGCCTTTGTGTTAAGgggctgtttttaaaatttatttccagGGATTAATGCACTCCAGTCTAGATGTTGTTAGTAAGCATATTTTTAAGTGTCCAGACGTACCAAGCAAAGCTTGCTTCAGAAGTGTTTATATGCAAGTTGCAGGTAAAGCTGCAACTTGCCAGTAGTACTCTGCTGGTGCCCTGATGgctggtttgatttggttttggttggttgtgaGAATTTGAAACTccggggaggaagaaaaaaaaaaaaactcagcacATTTGTGTGTAGTGATGGCACAGTACTAAGTTGGAATCTTTTCCACAAAAAGCTGGGGAAATTTCTGCTCACTCCATGTAAGGTGGGGAGCTGGTGATCACATGTTTAAGGAGCCAAATTCACCGTTCTTAAAGTCTTTCCTGAAGAAGGCTCCTGATCAAGTAAGAGACGAATTCTGTGATACTCAGAGGTGCCACAGTCTAAATTCGAGGTGctcatgatgttccctgagcttccCATCACAGGCGGAAGAGTATGGCACTGTCTTTACTGTCTATGATCTCACTCTGAATTACTGATGCTGAATCATGGAGCTGTAACTGTAGTACATTTTAGCCATGTGCTAAAATTTCACCTTTGAGATAATAGCAACTTGTAGGTAGGTAGAAGGCAAACCTTCATAACTGCAAGCAGGagttacaaattaaaaacaatttttaatgcCAACTTTTTCTGGATAGCTCCAAACTCCCTTTGTTTTATGAGCTTATTCAATAAATACAAAAGTATCGCCTGAACCTACCAGTCAGGGAAAGTGGTGAAATTGCCGCCTATGTTTGCATTCCTAACAGTGTTAATGTTGAGGTCACGGGGCAGCTTACAGATGCAGAAGTAAATTTTGCAGAGGTACACGTGAGTTTTGCATCCTTAAGTTTTTATTCTTGGGAACAAAAGATTTTCAAATTCTCTTAATCTTAACTTAATGGAAAATTGATAGGTTGGTTTTCTAGTTCATTTATTGGAGATGTCCCAAAGAGACAATATTTGAGTAAAGGAACAAGTGTCGGTGGGTGTATGACTTACCCTGGGTGCTTGTGTACTGCATACTTATGCCTTAAATCTTTAAATGGCTATGCTTGTTAAAGAATTCCTCAggcctggggaggtggctcagtagttaagcacattgtctgtccttccagaggtcctgagttcaattcccagcaactacaatgtggctcacaaccatctcccatgggatctgatgccctcttcttgcatgcaggtgtacatgcaatTAGAGCactcaaataaaagtaaataaataaataatacagagagagagagagagagaaagagagagagagagagagagagagggagggagagagaatgagaatatgaATTCCTCTACCATTAGGCATGGGATtctagctcaatggtagagcagtTGCCTAGCATGTTCCAGGCCCAGGCTCAGAATTTGATCGCTAGTCCTGCAAAACAGCAACAGGGACAAAACAATATTGAATTTTAGGCTTCAACTGTGATGGTTAACAGTGATCGTTAGCTTAATGGGGATCTGGAATCCTCACTAAAAcaagcctctgggcatgtctgtaatGGGTCATCTAGATTAGGATGGAGAAAACCATTCCATGGGCTTGGAATCTTCACTGCatgggaaaaggaaaacaactCCACTGAGCATGGGTATTCTTCGTTCATTCCTGACTGAGGGtgccatgtgaccagccacctccaGCTCTGGCTGTCAAGCCTtccccatgatggactgtacccaggaataaaccctcccttccttAATTTTGTTCCAGGAACAAGACAGGTACTGGCACTAAAGCATTTTCAGCTTTATAAAACCACAATTACACAAACTGATCCGAGTCATCATTTGGAGACTAATGAATTGTGTTCCCTAGAACTCTGGGGTTCTACCCATTAGACATTTCTTAGAAGTTCTCTGGAAGGATGCAAGCTGACAAAGAATTAAAGGATCATGTGACAGCAGAGACTATGACTTCATCAGCATGGTGTTCTCAACACCCAGCACAAGTCCTACATCAGTAGTACAGTGGGTGTCATGAGTTGAGAAGAATCTGAGAATTAATCAACACCTCTTGACCCTACAGTTCTGTGCATGAATTCTCAGAATACTCACCTTTAACATCACTTCAAAATACAAGCCCTGAACAATTTCTGGTCCTTTCTCTACAAAGACCTCATGATCTAATTGGTATATTCATTGTATTAATCAGGATTCTTTAGAGTAGTagaacatataaaatgaatatatatgtatgcatatgtatatgtatacacacacacatgtacacaagggATTTATTAGGCTTACTTACAggcagtctatagtccaactaatccaacaatggctgactatgaacagaaagtccaagaatctagaaattgttcagtccatgaggctacATGTCTCTGGTTTTCTGTATGTGCTGGAATCCCACTGAAGTAGGCTCTAATGGCAGTGAAGGAATAGACTTGCTAGCAAGGCTGGAGGAAGCAGGTGATGAGCAAAAGCTTCCCTTTTCCATGTATAAGCTTCCAACACAAGGtttggcccagattaaaggtgtgtctttccCACCTCAACACCAAAATTAAAGGAATGTGTCTTATcacctcaagatccagattaAGGGAGTGTGTCTTCCTGCCTTAGGATCTGTATTAGAAGTGGATATTCCTATAATtccaaattaagcaaaaatttcTTCACTGGGGTGCCCtctgtttttgaatttttgatAAGTCCAGATGTAgtgaagttgacaaccaagaattgCCATCACACCTATGTTTCAACTGGAGTTTAGGACAAAATAGTATTTACTGTCATCAGCTATGCTGGAAGTCCCATAATTTCTCATCTGAATGGAAGCTGTGGGGCAGTAGAACCATGCACTGTTATTATGCCAATTCAGATGAAACATAGTCCTGTAGTGCCCCATTAAAGGCAGCTATCTGAGGTTTAGAATGTGTATAACATAGTAAAAGTAGAGTATTTATCCCTCAAAAACTACACTTCATGCTATGCTTAGCCTTCTGAAAAAGGCATTTTTATCCAAGTCTTGAGTCTTCTGGTATTCAAAAACTATTCGTGTCATCCACTCTGACTCAGACAAGCTTGTGTCATATGACCTCATTGCTGAGTCTACCTAGAATGTTTCATCATCAGAGATTGTCTTCTGTGGGTATTATGCTTGGAAATAGGAACTGCATTCCGCTTCCCTGCTTGATTGCATCTTTATATTAGAGACCTGGATTATAGTGATAGATGTTTATATTCCGTATAACAAGTCCAATATGTAAAGTTATTGTTTtaggtagggtttctattgttgagATAAAAACACCAtggcaacttgggaagaaaagagtttatttatgtATCCTGAATCACTGTCCGttcagggaagccaaggcaggaactcaaatcaggcaggatcctggaggtaggagctgctGCACAgcccatggaggagtactgcacactgccttgcttcccatgGTTTGTTTAGAAAGCTCTCTTATAGACCCTGTGATCAGCTCGGGAATGGCACCACttacaatgggctggaccctctcaAATAagtcactaactaagaaaatagGCTACAGACTTACCTGTAGCTCAATCTTATGGAAGCaatttctcagctgaggttccgtCCTTTCAGATGGCTCTAGTTTGTGGCAAATTagcataaaactagtcagcacagttactattttgtttgtttctgacagAGCCTCAAGctctccatccttctgcctcagcctcctgagtactggaattacaggtatgcagcaccatgccttccaACTCCAGGTAGTTCCAGGTATTGAAATATGGAGTACTAGaatgacattttaattatatttataaaatctcTAAATGGTTATACCTAGTAGTCATGGGGAAGTGGGTACTAgacaattattaaattattttgctGTTTTGCATAATAAAGTTTTGGAGACATCATCCTCATCCTTATCACACATACATTCCTATTACTGGTCCTATTATACATAATTGTAGTGTTTCCTTCCTTCAAACAGTAGCCAGTGCTGCTGAAGGAAAGGCGCTTGTTATTTCAGTGTGAGTCAACTCATAGTCTAACTGCCTAGAACCGAAATCCCAAGTTATGAAATCATAAGGCTTCAACTTCTTATTGCTCTTATTTATCTGCATAGGATTGGTaagtcttttttggttttggttttgggattgagggcattttgtttgtttgttttaaaacaaacctGTAAGTTTAGCTCCATTTTTGTTTCAGAACATTATTTGGACAAGATTTACTATCACCTAAAAATGTGTCTTTCCTTAGGATCAATATTTCCTATGAATTTGTagcttagaaaagaaaagttctcacccctacccctcccctccccctcctcctccctcttcttcaccCCTCCAGAGTTCAGGCATGGAAGGCTTGGTCTGCAGTTAGTGGTGCTACTTTAGACAGCTGGCCACAGTCAACAGAGCCTTTGAAACTCtgagctctttcttttcttctttatgtcagctataattttcttctttacagCCATGAGAAGTGTGTCTGAGACAGAATGGAACATGAAAGTTTAGTTTCTTGGACCATAACAATGATGGGAAAAAGTCCAATATGGTCATGATGATCTCTACCAGCTCCTGAGTGTGAACAAAACTTGTGACTTGCTTTaactaataaaatatgataattgGGTTTTACATTCTATTGCAAAGAGGAAAGGACTTTGTTCGTGTAATTAAGGTCCTAAGCAGTTCACTctgaatgaaagaaagggaaactCTCCCATATAgccctgactcagacagataaGGTCACATTAGGTGCATGCTCATgtaggtgtctctgtgtgtgtgtgtgtgtgtgtgtgtgtgtgtgtgtgtgtgtgtgtttgtgcctgtgttgTGTTCTTGGGAGTCAGATTAAATAGATGTCTCCTTGGCAACAGAGCAGACCACATAGGGGAGAGTGGCTGGACTATTAGCTGTAGTTTAGGTCTTTAGAAGAGAATTGGACCTTCTCAAAAGAGAGACTGAATATATTTTTCCATTGCTGGATTGAAAGAAGCAAACTGCAGTAACAAGGAAAGCAATTGTTCTAACAGCCTATGGAAGCTTAGAAACAGATCCTTCCTCATCAAGCTTCTAGACAGGAATGTGGCCTGACCAACACTAGATTAAGCATACTGTGACTTAGAGAGGGAGACCAGTGGTCTGTGTCTAGACTACTAGTACTACTATATACTGTTATTATTAATCTATTAATTAAATATCTTAGTTatctcacacatatacaaaatacatattgCCCATTCGCATCCCCCACTTCCCAATCACCTCATCAACACTCTCCCCACAAATCTCTCTCTTACACTCATGGCTGTTTACTTTGTTCTGTGACCCACTGAGATTACCCAAGGCTGTCTGTGAGACCATGAATTTGGAGGCCAGTAGTTTCAGCAGTGGGTACATACCTAAAGACAGTAGTTCCCCATCTTCCAGAGTCAATCACTAGCAATGGTTCAGAGGTAAAAGGTGGAGCCCAGGGAGCCCTCCCCAATCTCTGTTTTTTGACTTATTGTTGATAGAACTGATCTTGTATGGGTCCAATGAAGGTAACTATAGTAGTTGACGGTTAATAATTGTAATACTTGTATTGAGTCTAGAGAATGGTGTTTCGTAGCCTTTACTCTATTGTCTGGCTCTTGCTTCCCGCATTTTCCTCTGAAATATTCCTGAGCCTTAGAGGAGATGGTGTTTCTGTCTTGCTTAGGGCTGGACCCATAACTATTGCTTGTTTTCTGAGTCTTGAGCAGCCATGAGTGTCTGTCCTCACCACTCTCCCTTGTTTGGAGAGGGTTCCCTCAATGAATGGGAGTCACTCTTGTCTGTGGGTATAGCCATCGATATTTAAAAGGCAGTCCACTGCTTTGTCGATTTAGTTAAACATCAGTAACAAGTTCCCTGTCTACCTGAGCCTATGAATTCCCCAGACCTGAGTCGTTAGCCAGGTGTATAGAACCAAGAATAGGTCATCCTCCCCTAGCTCCCAACTCCTTTCCCATGAAGCAGCTGTGCTCAGACTTCAGATAGTCAGAAGCTCTGAAATATTAAATAGgtgttgtttaattttaaaattgggggcaggggatggagagatggtacTGTGGTTAAGAGAGTAtaatgctctttcagaggacccaggttcggtcTCAGCAccctgatggctcacaactacctgtaattccaggcaCACAGGGGtctgatgtctctggcctcctgggggcacctgcactcacatacacatatgcactcccacataattaaaaataaaatatatctttttaaaaattcttaaactttttgttttactttgtgtatatgttgtgatgtgtgtgatatgtgtctgtgtgtttgtatgtgatatgtgtgtatttgatttgtatgtgtgatatttgtgtgtgtatgctgtgtatatgatatgtgtatgtgatgtgtgtgtgcatatgtagtgagagagagagagagagagagaaggagagagagagaaagaaagagagagagagagagattgagagaaagaTGTTTGTGCACAtataggcacacatgtggaaatgtcagaagacaactttcaggagttctgtttttccaccacatgggttctagggatcaaagaCAGATTGTCAGGCTTAATGGCTCTTTTATAAGCCACTAAGCATGGATAATTTGTTACCTCCCATGTAAACCTGTACAATATTCCCAGCTCCACTGATTTGGAGTTTAAGAATTACTTATCCTATGGCAACTCTTTTCTGCTATAACGAACCACAGTAGTTTGACATAGtgacatatgcctataatctcatACCCAGGAGGTAGAAATAGGAGGATTGGCATTGAGTCAGTTGAGGGTACATGGAGGGGGGTGGTGAGGAAAGAGTAATGGAGTCATGGTGTTGTGGGCAGTTTGGGCAAGCTGCCCTGTATGGCTTCTAGATGTTAAAATCTCATCAGCCAGTCAGCATGTCAAAATAAGAGGACTAGAGCCTTCAGGATGCCCCTCACCCCATTTCCCCTCTCAACAAGAGTTTGCCTCTGAAGACTTCCATCCCAGGAGTGTTTTGAGAGGCTCATTCCTAGGGAAGAAGGTGGGTGCCTTGGTAGCTGACTGTTGTAGGTCTGCCCCTGCTCTTACAGGCTTGGCGCTTCCTCTCTGAAAGAAAGTGTCCTCCTCCCACAGGAGCTTCATTGCAaagttcccttcttcctctcaaaAGCTCTATCCTTGAACCACTTCTCTATCTGTCTTACGGTCTTAATGACCTCATCTAGTCTCATGGCCTTAGTATTGATACTCCGGTGACTATCAAATGTATATGTGGTTGGCTGAGGCTTGGTGCTTACTCATCTTTATCAGTAAACATTTTGAACTTCAGATGACAAAAGTTTGTCTAGCCTCTTGTTCTTCTAAATCTGCCCCTGCTGTAGTTGATGGCATCACCGTTCCTCCCActgactcctttctctctctgccctcttctaCTCTATCAGTAAATAAATACTGTTGGCTCTACTTCAAACTGTAATATCAGGCAAACTTTTCTTATGATCATGACGAAGTCCCACTAAGATGAATGTATGCACTGGTCTCCACCCTGTTCACCTCCAGAAGTGTAAAAGTTTTAACACCTCTACACCCTC carries:
- the Gadd45a gene encoding growth arrest and DNA damage-inducible protein GADD45 alpha, with translation MTLEEFSAAEQKTERMDTVGDALEEVLSKARSQRTITVGVYEAAKLLNVDPDNVVLCLLAADEDDDRDVALQIHFTLIRAFCCENDINILRVSNPGRLAELLLLENDAGPAESGGAAQTPDLHCVLVTNPHSSQWKDPALSQLICFCRESRYMDQWVPVINLPER